The following coding sequences lie in one Acidobacteriota bacterium genomic window:
- a CDS encoding C-GCAxxG-C-C family protein, which produces MSRSEVALCLFRRGFSCSQSVFAAFAEDQGLDRETALRLSQPFGGGIAAGGDWCGALTGAFLAVGLKYGRVRPEDAAAKEKTYALVRELIARFGSRHGAVRCRDLLGCEIGTPEGSRKASELKLHETKCEGLVADAVALLEEIL; this is translated from the coding sequence ATGAGCAGATCGGAGGTCGCCCTCTGCCTGTTCCGCCGCGGCTTCAGCTGCTCCCAGTCGGTCTTCGCCGCTTTCGCCGAGGACCAGGGGCTCGACCGGGAGACGGCCTTGCGGCTGTCCCAGCCCTTCGGCGGCGGCATCGCCGCCGGCGGCGACTGGTGCGGCGCCCTGACCGGGGCGTTCCTGGCCGTCGGCCTCAAGTACGGCCGCGTCCGGCCGGAGGACGCGGCGGCCAAAGAAAAGACCTACGCCCTCGTCCGGGAGCTCATCGCCCGGTTCGGCTCGCGGCATGGAGCGGTCAGGTGCCGGGACCTCCTCGGCTGCGAGATCGGCACGCCGGAAGGAAGCCGGAAAGCGAGCGAGCTGAAGCTCCACGAGACGAAGTGCGAAGGCTTGGTCGCCGACGCCGTCGCCCTCCTCGAAGAGATCCTCTGA
- the recN gene encoding DNA repair protein RecN encodes MIKLLRVRNLATIEELEVPLEPGFSILTGETGAGKSIIIDAIRLILGEKGSPDLVRTGKAEAFVEAVFDVTGLPLDLAGLPEPEDGELLVQRSVTDQGSGKAFVNGVLVPVRRLRELGPQLIDIYGQNDHIFLLHLENHLAYLDETLGAPGLVRDAARTAQELRRLLQEQRELQGREKEREQRLDFIAYQLKEIEAAGLKPGEDDALLREREILRNAEKIAGLVDKALDLAYTGEDSLVPRLARLKSVLADLAAYEESFGEFRPGLQDAAILLQDAADLLVRFRDRRAGAPDNAEEVEERLSVIEKLKRKYGGSVEAVLAHGESLRRERAGLESGQERLQELEAAIGSKFDEYARTAALLGAERKKAADRLGRTIEKEIGLLGMAKARFEVRLETRTPSLEDPSTIRDQGAEDAEFLLSPNPGEDLRPLRRIASGGELSRMMLALKAAGKDREGQQTLIFDEVDAGIGGKTAEFIARKLDQLAARHQVICITHLPQIASAAAHHFSVDKRVEKERTFTGVRRLGREERIEEIARLVAGSRLTEASRQIAREMLDGGLPKGRRS; translated from the coding sequence ATGATCAAGCTGCTGCGGGTCAGGAACCTGGCCACGATCGAGGAGCTCGAGGTCCCGCTCGAGCCCGGCTTCTCCATCCTGACGGGCGAGACCGGCGCGGGCAAATCGATCATCATCGACGCCATCCGCCTGATCCTCGGCGAGAAGGGCTCGCCCGACCTCGTCCGCACCGGCAAGGCCGAGGCCTTCGTCGAGGCCGTCTTCGATGTGACCGGCCTGCCCCTCGACCTGGCCGGCTTGCCCGAGCCCGAGGACGGCGAGCTCCTCGTCCAGCGCTCGGTCACCGACCAGGGCTCGGGCAAGGCCTTCGTCAACGGGGTCCTTGTCCCGGTCCGGCGGCTGCGCGAGCTCGGCCCGCAGCTAATCGATATCTACGGCCAGAACGACCACATCTTCCTGCTCCACCTGGAGAACCACCTGGCCTACCTCGACGAGACCCTCGGCGCGCCCGGCCTCGTCCGGGACGCGGCCCGGACGGCCCAGGAGCTGCGGCGCCTGCTCCAGGAGCAGCGCGAGCTCCAGGGCCGGGAGAAGGAGCGCGAGCAACGGCTGGACTTCATCGCTTACCAGCTCAAGGAGATCGAGGCGGCCGGGCTCAAGCCCGGCGAGGACGACGCCCTCCTGCGCGAGCGCGAGATCCTGCGGAACGCCGAGAAGATCGCCGGCCTCGTCGACAAGGCCCTCGACCTAGCCTACACCGGCGAAGACTCGCTCGTCCCCCGCCTGGCCCGGCTGAAGTCGGTCCTGGCCGACCTGGCCGCCTACGAGGAGTCCTTCGGCGAGTTCCGGCCCGGCCTCCAGGACGCCGCCATCCTCCTGCAGGACGCCGCCGACTTGCTCGTCCGCTTCCGCGACCGGAGGGCCGGGGCGCCGGATAACGCCGAGGAGGTCGAAGAGCGGCTGAGCGTCATCGAGAAGCTCAAGCGCAAGTACGGCGGCTCGGTCGAAGCGGTCCTGGCCCACGGCGAGAGCCTGCGCCGCGAGCGGGCCGGGCTCGAATCCGGCCAGGAGCGGCTCCAGGAGCTCGAGGCCGCGATCGGCTCGAAGTTCGACGAGTACGCCCGGACGGCGGCCCTCCTGGGCGCCGAGCGGAAGAAGGCCGCCGACAGGCTCGGCCGGACCATCGAAAAGGAGATCGGCCTGCTGGGCATGGCCAAGGCCCGCTTCGAAGTCCGGCTCGAGACGCGGACCCCCTCGCTCGAGGACCCGTCGACCATCCGGGACCAGGGCGCCGAGGACGCCGAATTCCTCCTCTCGCCCAATCCCGGCGAGGACCTGCGGCCCCTGCGGCGCATCGCCTCCGGCGGCGAGCTGTCGCGGATGATGCTGGCCCTCAAGGCCGCGGGCAAGGACCGGGAGGGGCAACAGACCCTCATCTTCGACGAGGTCGACGCCGGGATCGGCGGCAAAACGGCCGAGTTCATCGCCCGCAAGCTCGACCAGCTGGCCGCCCGCCACCAGGTCATCTGCATCACCCACCTGCCCCAGATCGCCTCGGCCGCGGCCCATCACTTCAGCGTCGACAAGCGGGTCGAGAAGGAGCGGACATTCACCGGAGTGCGCCGGCTGGGACGCGAGGAGCGGATCGAGGAGATCGCCCGGCTCGTCGCCGGCAGCCGCCTGACCGAGGCCTCCCGTCAGATCGCCCGGGAGATGCTCGACGGCGGCCTGCCGAAAGGACGAAGATCATGA
- a CDS encoding S8 family peptidase, with translation MTKTPRNLARTALALLAVLCAALGASDSAWPRFPKRLPLTPVRQARTSLRAERQIFRRRLLRYATDRVLVSFRPEVSGDYADGLLRSYGFPAVHRIAGIGVYSVRTAPGVSVPETLAMLRRNGDVAMARPDYRTRLADFPNDPYFAGYQYNLRNLGGILDIAPGIQPQMTSGADIKAVKAWDQAKGDDGTVIAVIDTGVDFSHPDLAAKLAGYGHDFVNDDDEASDDHWHGTFVAGVAAADTNNAVGIAGVAWNCRVLPVKVMDAQGNGYYSWIIDGITWAADHGADVINLSLGGDIDDPFLEEACRYAHDKGVVIVAAAGNDGLAGVLYPAAYDDYVLAVAASDYNDQIADFSNYGPQMDVAAPGVWILGPAPQSYVGQGYEPYLFASGTSAASPNVAGMAALLKSAKPDLTADQIMQIIRYTADDINKATLPGRDDRAGYGRINMERALVPYILH, from the coding sequence ATGACCAAGACGCCCAGGAATCTCGCCAGGACCGCCCTCGCGCTCCTCGCCGTCCTTTGCGCCGCCCTGGGCGCCAGCGATTCCGCCTGGCCCCGTTTTCCGAAGCGCCTCCCCCTGACCCCGGTGCGGCAGGCCCGGACCAGCCTGCGGGCCGAACGCCAGATCTTCCGCCGCCGCCTTCTTCGCTACGCGACCGACCGCGTCCTCGTCAGCTTCCGCCCGGAGGTTTCCGGGGATTACGCCGACGGGCTGCTGCGGTCCTACGGCTTCCCCGCCGTCCACCGCATCGCCGGGATCGGCGTCTACAGCGTCAGGACCGCGCCGGGCGTCTCGGTCCCCGAGACCCTGGCCATGCTCCGCCGCAACGGCGACGTGGCCATGGCCCGGCCCGACTACCGGACCCGCCTGGCCGATTTCCCCAACGATCCCTATTTCGCCGGCTACCAGTACAACCTCCGCAACCTCGGCGGCATCCTGGACATCGCTCCGGGCATCCAGCCGCAGATGACCTCCGGCGCCGACATCAAGGCCGTGAAGGCCTGGGACCAGGCCAAGGGCGACGACGGAACGGTCATCGCCGTCATCGACACGGGGGTCGACTTCTCCCACCCCGACCTCGCCGCCAAGCTGGCCGGCTACGGGCACGATTTCGTCAACGATGACGACGAGGCTTCCGACGATCACTGGCACGGCACCTTTGTCGCCGGGGTCGCGGCCGCGGACACGAACAACGCCGTCGGCATCGCCGGCGTCGCCTGGAACTGCCGGGTCCTGCCGGTCAAGGTCATGGACGCCCAGGGCAACGGCTACTACAGCTGGATCATCGACGGCATCACCTGGGCCGCCGACCACGGGGCCGACGTCATCAACCTCAGCCTGGGCGGGGATATCGACGACCCGTTCCTCGAGGAGGCCTGCCGCTACGCGCACGACAAGGGCGTCGTCATCGTCGCCGCCGCCGGCAACGACGGGCTGGCCGGGGTCCTCTACCCCGCCGCCTACGACGACTATGTCCTGGCCGTGGCCGCCAGCGACTACAACGACCAGATCGCCGATTTCTCGAACTACGGCCCCCAGATGGACGTCGCCGCGCCCGGCGTCTGGATCCTCGGCCCGGCCCCGCAGTCGTACGTCGGCCAGGGCTATGAGCCTTATCTCTTCGCCTCCGGGACCTCGGCCGCCTCCCCGAACGTCGCCGGCATGGCCGCCCTGCTCAAGAGCGCCAAGCCCGACCTGACGGCCGACCAGATCATGCAGATCATCCGCTACACGGCCGACGACATCAACAAGGCGACCCTGCCGGGCCGCGACGACCGCGCCGGCTACGGCCGGATCAACATGGAGCGGGCCCTCGTCCCGTACATCCTCCACTAG